Proteins found in one Candidatus Binatia bacterium genomic segment:
- the rapZ gene encoding RNase adapter RapZ: MNSRLHVALVSGLSGSGKSTAINALEDLGFYCIDNLPAELIPRFIELCERSEEMSRAALGIDSRGREFLDQLPRALEEVRKLGHRVEVVFLDADDAALVRRFSETRRPHPLAENGDIVAGIHREREDLSWLRGAADRIIDTSTFNGHQLRAAVKGLFADEGDQSHRLQAQLVSFGFKYGLPAGADLVWDVRFLPNPFYVEELRTRTGREQEVKDYVLAHPAATRFLEIAQDYLEFSLPHYEREGKSYLTVAIGCTGGHHRSVVLVERLEEMLRDREVEVSIRHRDVER; the protein is encoded by the coding sequence GTGAATTCCAGGCTCCATGTTGCATTGGTGAGCGGGCTTTCGGGCTCCGGGAAGAGTACGGCGATCAACGCGCTCGAGGACCTCGGGTTCTATTGCATCGACAACCTGCCGGCGGAGCTCATCCCGCGGTTCATCGAGCTGTGCGAGCGCAGTGAGGAGATGAGCCGAGCGGCCCTGGGCATCGATTCGCGCGGACGCGAGTTCCTGGACCAGCTTCCACGGGCGCTCGAAGAGGTTCGCAAACTCGGACATCGGGTGGAGGTGGTCTTTCTCGACGCCGACGACGCGGCGCTCGTTCGCCGTTTCAGCGAGACCCGCCGGCCGCACCCGCTCGCCGAGAACGGGGACATCGTCGCCGGGATCCACCGCGAGCGAGAGGATCTGTCGTGGCTCCGCGGCGCCGCGGATCGGATTATCGATACGAGCACGTTCAACGGCCACCAGCTACGCGCGGCGGTGAAGGGACTCTTCGCCGACGAGGGAGATCAGAGCCACCGTCTGCAGGCCCAGCTCGTATCGTTTGGCTTCAAGTATGGGCTCCCGGCCGGAGCGGATCTGGTCTGGGACGTACGATTCCTGCCGAACCCGTTCTACGTGGAAGAGCTGCGCACCAGGACCGGACGCGAGCAGGAAGTGAAGGACTACGTCCTCGCTCACCCCGCGGCGACCCGGTTCCTCGAGATCGCACAGGACTACCTCGAGTTCTCTCTTCCGCACTACGAGCGGGAGGGAAAGAGCTATCTGACGGTCGCGATCGGATGCACTGGTGGCCACCACCGATCCGTGGTGCTGGTCGAGCGCCTGGAGGAGATGCTAAGAGATCGAGAGGTAGAAGTCTCGATTCGGCACCGAGACGTCGAACGCTGA
- the hprK gene encoding HPr(Ser) kinase/phosphatase — MNITVREVVGLRGSLKFKLASGGRGLNREISAPRVQKPALALAGYLDQIHPGRIQVLGNAEIGYLRRLSKDEAAEAVDGVCRSPVACLVVTNGNTIPEMLRKACSRHRVPLLVTDQRTNETIRGLTRWLEERLSPETTIHGVLLRVIGHGVLLLGKSGIGKSEAALALLNRGHLLVADDVVHVREAPQGALKGRCADGLRHHLEIRGLGVLDVEQLFGTLATLDETAIDVAIELVDATLAEEEPDRLGIEDRHITLLGIDLPHLQIQLRAGRDVATLIEVAARSQQLKARGIHSAKRFVSQSDRNLRRTAARGRG, encoded by the coding sequence ATGAACATCACCGTTCGCGAGGTGGTCGGGCTGCGCGGCTCCCTGAAGTTCAAGCTCGCCTCGGGGGGACGCGGCCTCAACCGTGAGATCTCCGCGCCTCGCGTCCAGAAGCCGGCGCTGGCACTGGCGGGCTATCTCGACCAGATCCACCCGGGGCGGATTCAGGTCCTGGGAAACGCGGAGATCGGCTATCTCCGTCGGCTGTCGAAGGATGAAGCGGCCGAGGCGGTGGACGGCGTCTGCCGGTCCCCCGTCGCCTGTCTCGTGGTGACCAACGGGAACACGATTCCCGAGATGCTGCGCAAGGCCTGCAGTCGCCACCGGGTGCCGCTGCTGGTGACCGATCAGCGGACGAATGAAACGATTCGTGGGCTCACCCGTTGGCTCGAAGAGCGCCTCTCTCCCGAGACGACGATCCATGGCGTGCTTCTGCGCGTCATCGGCCACGGCGTCCTGCTGCTGGGGAAGAGCGGCATTGGAAAGAGCGAGGCAGCCCTCGCGCTGTTGAACCGGGGGCATCTTCTCGTGGCGGATGACGTCGTACACGTCCGGGAGGCGCCGCAGGGGGCGCTCAAGGGGCGTTGCGCCGATGGCCTGCGGCACCATCTAGAGATTCGCGGCCTCGGTGTTCTCGACGTCGAGCAGCTCTTCGGCACGCTGGCGACGCTCGATGAGACGGCGATCGACGTCGCGATTGAACTCGTCGATGCGACGCTTGCTGAGGAGGAGCCGGATCGGCTCGGCATCGAGGATCGGCACATCACGCTCCTCGGGATAGATCTACCTCATCTCCAGATCCAACTCCGAGCAGGACGAGACGTCGCGACGCTGATCGAGGTCGCGGCGCGCAGTCAGCAACTCAAGGCACGCGGCATCCATTCGGCGAAGCGCTTCGTTTCGCAGTCGGATCGCAATCTGCGGCGGACGGCCGCGCGAGGACGAGGGTGA
- a CDS encoding PTS sugar transporter subunit IIA has product MTITDILARERVLSDLKGSTKDEVLEELATMLDGDVPGVGVAAIVDVLRERERLNSTAIGDGIAIPHGRVSRIDMVVAGFARSSVGVEFDSVDRKPTHLFFVLLAPDDAAALHLKALARISRLLKDRDFRERLIALDTQDALFDAILAEDAKF; this is encoded by the coding sequence ATGACGATCACCGACATCCTCGCGCGCGAGCGAGTCTTGTCAGACCTCAAGGGTTCGACCAAGGACGAGGTTCTTGAAGAACTCGCGACGATGTTGGACGGGGATGTCCCGGGTGTGGGCGTGGCTGCGATCGTGGACGTGCTCCGCGAGCGTGAGCGCCTGAACAGCACCGCGATCGGCGACGGTATTGCGATTCCCCACGGCCGGGTGTCGAGGATCGACATGGTCGTGGCGGGATTCGCGCGGAGTTCCGTCGGTGTCGAGTTCGACTCCGTCGATAGGAAGCCCACGCACCTGTTTTTCGTGCTCCTCGCGCCGGATGATGCGGCCGCATTGCATCTGAAGGCCCTCGCCCGGATTTCGCGGCTCCTGAAGGATCGCGATTTCCGCGAGCGGCTCATCGCGCTCGACACGCAGGACGCTCTCTTCGACGCGATCCTCGCCGAGGACGCGAAGTTCTGA
- the raiA gene encoding ribosome-associated translation inhibitor RaiA: MTKKVDVPITVTFRHLAPTDSLKNHAEKKLSNIIGLIPGATDVHVILSTATHHHRQSAEFVVHASSSHLTAHAETDDMYASIDQAAAKLDSQVRKLKGRVVESSRKRTSSARRPMPPAASAGDE, encoded by the coding sequence GTGACTAAGAAGGTGGACGTTCCGATTACCGTGACTTTTCGTCACCTCGCCCCGACCGACTCCCTCAAGAACCATGCGGAAAAGAAGCTCTCCAACATCATCGGGTTAATTCCCGGTGCGACCGACGTTCACGTGATCCTCTCCACCGCGACGCATCACCACCGCCAGAGCGCCGAGTTCGTGGTCCACGCATCGAGTTCCCATCTCACCGCGCACGCCGAAACCGACGACATGTACGCGTCGATCGACCAGGCGGCCGCGAAGCTCGACAGCCAGGTCCGCAAGTTGAAGGGCCGTGTCGTCGAGTCCTCCCGCAAGCGAACCTCCTCGGCCCGACGGCCCATGCCCCCGGCAGCGTCGGCGGGCGACGAGTGA
- the rpoN gene encoding RNA polymerase factor sigma-54 encodes MAFEPKMRLTTGLRQTLVITPQLKHAIKILQLSRADLETLVTEEMEQNPTLEELSVGQEEMEAERETATPDDRMGEVVDPTNQEAEPQAKEESGEVEPADNVGDINWEEYLSDYAANTSQGSMSAGSGNDFDEDKRPSLENTLSRSSSLADHLTWQLRMGDFTSDDRLVGDVFIGNADENGYLQISVEDAAFEAGVDGEAALDILKRCQTFDPPGVLALDLRDCLLIQLSQLDLEEAELAIARAVVQDHLHLVEAKRFDKLAKELKITRDEVAAGVKIIASLEPKPGRNFITEEVRYVTPDVYVYKMDGEFVVTLNDDGLPKLRVSNSYRRLLSDNDGGADAKSYIREKLSSAQWLIRSIHQRQGTLFKVTTSIVRFQSAFFDQGVKALRPLVLKDVAGDIGMHESTVSRATANKYVHTPQGTFELKYFFTSSIRSSDGEGVSAESVKEKIKKIIETEDPRRPYSDQHIAETLAADSIEIARRTVAKYREIMGILPSSKRRQMV; translated from the coding sequence ATGGCATTCGAGCCTAAGATGCGCCTGACGACCGGGCTGAGACAGACCCTGGTCATCACGCCGCAGCTCAAACACGCAATCAAGATTCTGCAGCTCTCGCGTGCGGATCTCGAAACCCTCGTCACCGAGGAGATGGAGCAGAATCCCACCCTCGAGGAGCTCTCGGTAGGCCAGGAGGAGATGGAGGCCGAGCGCGAGACCGCCACTCCGGACGACCGCATGGGTGAGGTGGTCGACCCGACGAACCAGGAAGCCGAGCCGCAGGCGAAGGAAGAGTCTGGCGAGGTCGAGCCCGCGGACAACGTCGGCGACATCAACTGGGAAGAATACCTCTCCGATTATGCTGCGAACACGTCGCAGGGTTCGATGTCGGCCGGTAGCGGGAACGACTTCGACGAGGACAAGCGGCCGAGCCTCGAGAACACTCTGTCGCGATCGTCGTCTCTCGCAGACCACCTTACGTGGCAGCTTCGGATGGGGGACTTCACCAGCGACGACCGTCTGGTCGGTGACGTCTTCATCGGGAACGCCGACGAGAACGGCTACCTGCAGATCTCGGTCGAAGACGCGGCCTTCGAAGCCGGCGTAGACGGTGAGGCCGCGCTCGACATCCTGAAGCGGTGTCAGACCTTCGATCCGCCCGGAGTTCTCGCACTCGACCTGCGCGATTGCCTTCTCATTCAGCTCTCCCAGCTCGATCTGGAAGAGGCCGAACTCGCGATCGCTCGGGCGGTCGTCCAGGACCATCTCCATCTCGTAGAGGCGAAGCGCTTCGACAAGCTCGCAAAGGAACTCAAGATCACCCGCGACGAAGTCGCCGCGGGCGTGAAGATCATCGCGTCGCTCGAGCCCAAGCCGGGTCGGAACTTCATCACCGAAGAGGTTCGCTACGTCACGCCGGACGTCTACGTCTACAAGATGGACGGAGAGTTCGTTGTCACACTGAACGACGATGGCCTTCCGAAGCTCCGGGTGAGCAACTCGTACCGTCGCCTTCTGTCCGACAATGACGGCGGGGCCGACGCGAAGAGCTACATCCGCGAGAAGCTCTCGTCGGCGCAATGGCTCATCCGCAGCATCCATCAGCGACAGGGCACGCTGTTCAAGGTCACGACCTCGATTGTGCGCTTCCAGAGCGCCTTCTTCGACCAGGGCGTGAAGGCGTTGCGGCCGCTCGTTCTGAAGGACGTCGCGGGCGACATCGGCATGCACGAATCCACCGTCAGCCGTGCGACGGCGAACAAGTACGTTCACACGCCGCAGGGCACGTTTGAGCTCAAGTACTTCTTCACCTCGAGTATCCGATCGTCCGATGGCGAGGGGGTCTCGGCGGAATCGGTGAAGGAGAAGATCAAGAAGATCATCGAAACCGAGGATCCCCGGCGCCCATACAGCGACCAGCACATCGCCGAGACTCTCGCTGCGGACAGCATCGAAATTGCCCGCAGAACCGTTGCAAAGTACCGCGAGATCATGGGGATCTTGCCCTCGTCCAAACGGAGGCAAATGGTGTGA
- the lptB gene encoding LPS export ABC transporter ATP-binding protein yields the protein MSPAPGGEKSAAPSSLAANGLRKSYGRREVLRDVTIEVRPGEIVGLLGPNGAGKTTTFYCVVGLTHPDAGNVKLGDQDLTDLPMFRRARSGISYLPQEASVFQGLSVEDNIKAILETLPLTRDVRRARLDSLLEELSISHLAKSKASALSGGERRRLEITRALVISPAFILLDEPFAGIDPIAVIDIQNIILQLKERGIGVLVTDHNVRETLGICDRAYILSDGMILEEGDPEAIAASPRAREIYLGKEFSL from the coding sequence ATGAGCCCCGCGCCCGGCGGAGAAAAATCGGCGGCGCCTTCGTCTCTGGCAGCGAATGGGCTCCGGAAATCCTACGGGCGTCGCGAGGTTCTGCGCGACGTCACGATCGAAGTGCGGCCGGGCGAGATCGTCGGGCTCCTGGGCCCGAACGGGGCGGGAAAGACGACCACCTTCTACTGCGTGGTGGGTCTCACCCATCCGGATGCCGGGAACGTTAAGCTGGGCGACCAGGATCTCACGGATTTGCCCATGTTCCGCCGCGCGCGTAGCGGGATCAGCTACCTGCCGCAGGAGGCCTCGGTCTTCCAGGGCCTGAGTGTCGAGGACAACATCAAGGCGATTCTAGAGACGCTCCCCCTCACGCGTGACGTCCGCCGGGCGCGTCTGGACAGCCTTCTCGAGGAGCTGTCGATCTCCCATCTGGCGAAGTCGAAGGCGAGCGCGCTTTCGGGCGGCGAACGCCGTCGACTCGAGATTACCCGCGCTCTGGTCATTTCTCCCGCGTTCATCTTGCTCGATGAGCCATTTGCGGGGATTGATCCGATCGCAGTGATCGACATCCAGAACATAATCCTGCAGCTAAAGGAACGGGGCATCGGAGTTTTGGTAACCGACCACAATGTCAGAGAGACTTTGGGTATCTGTGACCGAGCGTATATCCTGAGCGACGGAATGATCCTCGAAGAGGGCGATCCCGAAGCGATCGCGGCCAGCCCGCGCGCTCGCGAGATCTACCTCGGGAAAGAATTCAGTCTTTAG
- the lptA gene encoding lipopolysaccharide transport periplasmic protein LptA produces the protein MRREPCRSRGVLVVLAIALVLFSPRLAEAQDAPSAAPTSEPAAEDLAAGVFGGLSFSSEDDPIVVEADKLEFDYEKNRLVYRGAVHVVQGDLELTSDNLILTFDRADELEKAQMRRVVAQGNVVITQGERQASGRRAVFDQMSRQIVLLGDPVLRDGPNEVQGDRLTVYLDEGRSVVESSPKRRVSAILFPGGVEAEAGESATDDASKATDDASKAPGVEPDGAAAP, from the coding sequence ATGCGTCGTGAGCCGTGCCGGTCGCGCGGGGTGCTCGTGGTTCTTGCGATCGCCCTCGTCCTCTTCTCGCCGCGGCTCGCCGAGGCCCAGGACGCGCCATCGGCCGCTCCAACGTCCGAGCCTGCCGCGGAGGATCTGGCGGCCGGGGTCTTCGGGGGCCTGTCGTTCAGCTCGGAGGATGATCCGATCGTCGTCGAGGCCGACAAGCTCGAGTTCGATTACGAAAAGAACAGATTGGTCTATAGAGGGGCCGTGCACGTTGTTCAGGGGGATCTCGAACTCACGTCGGACAATCTCATCTTGACGTTCGATCGAGCCGATGAGCTGGAGAAGGCCCAGATGCGTCGGGTCGTCGCCCAGGGAAACGTCGTGATTACGCAGGGAGAGCGCCAAGCGTCCGGTCGTCGAGCCGTGTTCGACCAGATGAGCAGACAGATCGTGCTTCTTGGAGATCCCGTATTGCGCGATGGCCCCAACGAGGTCCAGGGAGATCGTCTGACGGTCTATCTCGACGAGGGGCGCAGCGTCGTCGAGTCGAGCCCCAAGCGTCGGGTCTCCGCGATTCTGTTCCCCGGCGGCGTAGAAGCGGAGGCGGGGGAGAGCGCGACGGACGATGCCTCCAAAGCGACGGACGATGCCTCCAAAGCGCCGGGCGTCGAGCCGGATGGGGCCGCGGCACCATGA
- the lptC gene encoding LPS export ABC transporter periplasmic protein LptC, producing the protein MAVRRARLRIALIVIVLSVLTGIGFLIGQTMLQQRRVAERTAETLLAPEIAQSIRQFHRVKVEEGRTVWDLRATKADFLEEGRVIVEVPELSFYSDDGQSVSLSGATGEVVLDGPGISRIDLSGGIEVSVGQYRLETPEASWIDELNTVVASSGVDLRGGRVELTGDTMILELETRRVLVVGRVKTILTHPAEPASENESSPDAQTAPVDPGAAASVHPGDETVPFVPGGESALSAPGGESVPSAEVPHAS; encoded by the coding sequence GTGGCTGTGCGCCGCGCGCGCCTGAGGATCGCCCTCATCGTGATCGTGCTCAGCGTCCTGACGGGGATCGGATTCCTGATCGGTCAGACCATGCTGCAGCAGCGTCGCGTCGCCGAGCGGACCGCCGAGACTCTGCTCGCCCCGGAGATCGCGCAGAGCATCCGGCAGTTCCATCGTGTTAAGGTCGAAGAAGGCCGGACCGTCTGGGATCTACGGGCGACCAAGGCGGACTTTCTCGAGGAGGGCCGCGTGATCGTGGAAGTGCCGGAGCTGTCCTTCTACTCTGACGACGGGCAGTCCGTATCTCTCTCGGGAGCCACCGGTGAGGTCGTCTTGGACGGGCCAGGGATCAGTCGGATTGATCTCTCGGGTGGGATCGAGGTGAGCGTCGGCCAGTACCGGCTCGAGACCCCCGAAGCGTCTTGGATCGACGAGCTGAACACGGTCGTGGCGTCGTCGGGTGTCGATCTTCGCGGGGGCCGTGTCGAACTCACCGGAGACACCATGATCCTCGAACTCGAAACCCGCCGTGTCCTGGTGGTCGGTCGCGTGAAGACGATTCTCACGCACCCAGCCGAACCCGCGAGTGAGAACGAATCCTCGCCGGATGCCCAGACGGCTCCTGTGGACCCCGGAGCTGCCGCGTCAGTCCATCCTGGTGACGAAACCGTCCCGTTCGTGCCCGGTGGAGAAAGCGCCCTTTCTGCGCCCGGTGGAGAAAGCGTCCCGTCTGCGGAGGTTCCGCATGCGTCGTGA
- a CDS encoding lysophospholipid acyltransferase family protein codes for MDSGRRDSLRRAWEDRWRDRWKNSYRPARDRAIAGLVGLGRRLAGFIGLRRMRRVVDAIMPLVVWRLDEPRKLALEHMAQALPELSAEERERNVAAMFRGLGRSVVEILLLDEIAQDLDLHVRSEGLGVMDAALAEGNGVVAITGHIGNWELLAAFFGLKGYPVAVIATPVKGDRMNEANIELRRSVNVETVQRDGPGAARAILRTLKQGRILAILMDQNTHGQSAEVPFFGRPAPTPIGPAALSLRTGAVVVGVFIHREEDGSHVIRVTRPDLPDRASAAEMGKEVWLTDVTARLTALIESEVRRRPDEWVWWHRRWA; via the coding sequence ATGGACTCGGGGCGACGGGACTCGCTCCGTCGAGCGTGGGAGGATCGCTGGAGGGATCGGTGGAAGAACTCGTACCGGCCTGCGCGCGACCGGGCGATCGCCGGTCTGGTCGGGCTCGGTCGGCGGCTGGCCGGGTTCATCGGGCTGCGCCGGATGCGCCGGGTCGTCGATGCGATCATGCCGTTGGTGGTGTGGCGGCTCGACGAGCCTCGCAAGCTTGCACTCGAGCACATGGCGCAGGCCCTCCCCGAGCTTTCGGCCGAGGAGCGCGAACGGAACGTCGCAGCGATGTTCCGTGGTCTCGGCCGCTCCGTTGTCGAGATCCTCCTGTTGGACGAGATCGCGCAAGACCTCGATCTCCACGTCCGTTCCGAAGGCCTCGGGGTGATGGACGCGGCCCTCGCTGAGGGAAACGGCGTCGTCGCCATCACCGGTCACATCGGGAACTGGGAGCTTCTGGCGGCTTTTTTCGGGCTGAAGGGCTACCCGGTCGCCGTCATCGCGACGCCGGTGAAGGGCGATAGGATGAATGAGGCCAACATCGAGCTTCGGCGGTCGGTGAACGTCGAGACGGTGCAGCGCGACGGCCCGGGCGCCGCCCGCGCGATTCTCCGGACGCTCAAGCAGGGCCGGATTCTAGCGATCCTCATGGATCAGAACACGCATGGCCAGAGCGCGGAGGTTCCCTTCTTCGGCCGCCCCGCGCCGACGCCCATCGGACCCGCCGCCTTGTCCCTCCGCACGGGAGCGGTCGTCGTAGGCGTCTTCATTCACCGCGAAGAAGATGGATCCCACGTGATCCGCGTCACCCGCCCCGATCTGCCCGATCGCGCGTCCGCCGCTGAGATGGGCAAGGAGGTCTGGCTCACCGACGTGACCGCCCGCCTCACCGCCTTGATCGAATCCGAAGTGCGTCGCCGGCCCGACGAGTGGGTCTGGTGGCATCGCCGTTGGGCTTAG
- a CDS encoding KpsF/GutQ family sugar-phosphate isomerase, translating to MSRPATPPTRDDLASARRVLEIEARAVTDLSERLGREFSDAVGVLARCEGKVVVCGLGKSGLVCRKIAATLASTGTPALFLHAAEGLHGDLGLLARGDCMIAVSYSGTTTELLSLLAPARRFGIPVIALTGDAGSPLAKGADVTLDVGVAEEACPLGLAPTASTTATLALGDALAIALLERRGFSEEDFGALHPGGALGRRLRRVDELMHVGDDIPVVTANTSMTEAMHVMSSKRAEAARAIGVTAVVDDKGALVGVITDGDIRRAVESRGDLRALAAGELASHGAKTVQAGALAERALAIMEEHSITSLFIVDDDGRPSGILHLQDLLRAGVV from the coding sequence TTGAGTCGCCCCGCGACACCGCCGACGCGCGACGATCTCGCGTCGGCTCGTCGCGTCCTCGAGATCGAGGCGCGCGCGGTCACCGACCTCTCGGAGCGCCTCGGGCGCGAGTTCTCGGATGCCGTCGGTGTCCTGGCCCGCTGCGAGGGCAAGGTCGTCGTCTGCGGGCTCGGGAAATCGGGTCTCGTGTGCCGGAAGATCGCGGCGACCCTCGCTTCCACCGGGACCCCGGCGTTGTTCCTCCACGCGGCCGAAGGCCTGCACGGAGATCTCGGTCTCCTGGCCCGCGGCGACTGCATGATCGCCGTCTCGTACAGTGGGACGACGACGGAACTCCTCTCGCTCCTGGCCCCCGCGCGGCGTTTTGGGATTCCCGTGATCGCGCTCACGGGAGATGCGGGTTCGCCGCTCGCAAAGGGGGCCGACGTCACGCTCGATGTGGGTGTCGCGGAGGAAGCCTGCCCGCTCGGGCTGGCTCCGACCGCGAGCACCACAGCAACTCTGGCCCTCGGTGATGCTCTCGCGATCGCGCTCCTCGAGCGCCGCGGCTTTAGCGAGGAAGATTTCGGCGCTCTACACCCCGGTGGTGCGCTCGGTCGCCGCTTGCGCCGTGTGGACGAGCTCATGCACGTCGGCGACGACATCCCGGTCGTCACCGCGAACACTTCGATGACCGAGGCGATGCACGTCATGTCGTCGAAGCGTGCGGAGGCCGCGCGGGCCATCGGTGTCACGGCGGTGGTCGACGACAAGGGCGCCCTGGTCGGCGTGATCACCGATGGAGACATCCGCCGTGCCGTAGAAAGCCGCGGTGACCTCCGCGCTCTCGCAGCCGGAGAGCTCGCCTCGCACGGCGCGAAGACGGTTCAGGCGGGCGCCCTGGCCGAGCGCGCGCTCGCGATCATGGAAGAGCACTCGATCACCTCGCTCTTCATCGTGGACGACGACGGCCGCCCATCGGGAATCCTTCACCTCCAAGACCTACTCCGCGCCGGAGTGGTGTGA
- the kdsA gene encoding 3-deoxy-8-phosphooctulonate synthase produces MASTENNGTRSEVSIGPVPVGGGAPLAVIAGPCVIESRDSALWHGEKLAAIAADLGVALIYKSSYDKANRTSGGSYRGIGRDEGLAILDEVRNATGLPLLTDVHEKEDVTAVAEVVDVMQTPAFLCRQTDFIHAVAKSGKPVNLKKGQFLSPWEMHHVVEKARETGNTKLLVTERGASFGYQNLVSDMRSLVVLGEIGCPVVFDATHSVQLPGATGTATGGQREFVPALARAAVAVGVDGLFLEVHEDPSKALSDGTTCWPLDELPPLLRMVHTLDRARREAEV; encoded by the coding sequence ATGGCGAGCACTGAAAATAACGGGACCCGTTCGGAGGTTTCGATCGGGCCGGTCCCGGTCGGGGGCGGGGCTCCGCTCGCCGTGATCGCCGGGCCGTGCGTGATCGAGAGCCGGGATTCCGCGCTGTGGCACGGCGAGAAGCTGGCCGCGATCGCGGCCGACCTCGGCGTCGCGCTGATCTACAAATCGTCGTATGACAAGGCGAATCGCACGTCGGGGGGTTCGTACCGCGGTATCGGACGAGACGAAGGCCTCGCCATCCTCGACGAGGTGCGCAACGCCACGGGGCTCCCGCTCCTGACCGACGTGCACGAGAAGGAAGACGTAACCGCCGTCGCCGAAGTGGTCGACGTGATGCAGACGCCCGCGTTCCTGTGTCGCCAGACCGACTTCATCCACGCCGTGGCGAAGTCCGGCAAGCCGGTGAATCTGAAGAAGGGCCAGTTCCTGTCGCCGTGGGAGATGCACCACGTCGTCGAAAAGGCGCGCGAGACCGGCAACACGAAGCTCCTCGTGACCGAGCGCGGTGCGAGCTTTGGGTATCAGAACCTCGTCTCGGACATGCGCTCGCTGGTCGTTCTCGGAGAGATCGGCTGTCCCGTCGTGTTCGATGCCACGCACAGCGTCCAGCTCCCCGGAGCCACGGGCACGGCGACCGGGGGCCAACGTGAGTTCGTGCCGGCTCTCGCGCGCGCCGCAGTGGCCGTGGGTGTCGACGGGCTCTTTCTCGAAGTGCATGAGGATCCGTCCAAGGCCTTGTCGGACGGGACCACATGCTGGCCGCTGGACGAGCTGCCGCCCCTCCTGCGGATGGTGCACACGCTCGATCGAGCGCGTCGCGAGGCGGAGGTTTGA